A genome region from Desulfobacterales bacterium includes the following:
- a CDS encoding ABC transporter ATP-binding protein: MLHVEALHKSFDGFKAINGTLLDVNRGEVVAVIGPNGAGKTTLFNLITGHLMPDSGLVAFKGKKITGIPPHLICRKGISRSYQVVNIFNRLTVFENVQVAILSRQKESYNLFRPAKTMAVDETCDILESVGLLGKAEMISGVLSHGDQKVLEIAIALGNRPELLILDEPTAGMSPEETAVTLQLMKRLSDDLGLTILFCEHDMSLVFSIADRIMVMKQGQTIIQDTPEKVRSNQQVREAYLGGAEECSS, translated from the coding sequence ATGCTCCACGTTGAAGCGCTTCATAAATCCTTCGACGGTTTCAAGGCCATCAACGGCACCCTGCTGGACGTAAACCGGGGGGAGGTGGTCGCGGTGATCGGGCCGAACGGGGCGGGCAAGACAACTCTTTTCAACCTGATCACGGGCCATCTCATGCCGGATTCAGGCTTGGTCGCGTTCAAGGGGAAGAAGATCACCGGCATTCCGCCCCACCTTATCTGCCGCAAGGGGATCAGCCGCTCCTACCAAGTGGTGAATATTTTCAACCGCCTCACGGTATTTGAAAATGTGCAGGTGGCAATCCTGTCCAGGCAGAAAGAATCGTACAACCTCTTTCGGCCAGCCAAAACCATGGCAGTTGACGAAACCTGCGACATACTGGAAAGCGTGGGGCTCCTTGGCAAGGCAGAAATGATCAGCGGCGTCCTGTCGCACGGTGATCAAAAAGTCCTTGAAATCGCCATCGCCCTGGGGAACCGTCCGGAGCTGCTCATCCTGGACGAACCCACCGCCGGCATGTCTCCCGAGGAAACTGCCGTAACGCTTCAGCTCATGAAACGTCTCTCCGACGATCTCGGTCTGACGATCCTCTTTTGTGAACACGATATGAGCCTTGTCTTTTCCATTGCCGACAGGATCATGGTTATGAAACAGGGGCAGACGATCATCCAGGACACACCTGAGAAAGTGAGAAGCAATCAGCAGGTTCGTGAAGCCTATCTAGGAGGTGCTGAAGAATGCTCCTCGTAA
- a CDS encoding branched-chain amino acid ABC transporter permease — protein sequence MYKTLFSKKSTIICIMLLVILLLLPQVLSRFYIYLFALVFSTGLLATSLNMVLGFGGMYQFHHAVFYGFGAYVFALLATKSGLPLWTGYLLAPVCSALLGFGLGLITIRLSKLYFGMLQISLGSLVWAIVYRWYSFTGGDDGIHGIPVPDLIGSSTSAYYFTLIVTTLCLALMYMIINSPFGRTFQGIRDNPERCRAIGVNVQKQQLVGQMIAGFFAGVAGTLFVTVEGSVFPELMFWTLSLEILIMCLLGGWFIFLGPMFGTGIMVFLRTFVGIYTEYWTLVLGIVLMLLIFFLPEGVLGLFTERSRIRDQKVGEEG from the coding sequence TTGTATAAAACACTATTCAGTAAAAAATCTACCATCATCTGTATCATGCTGCTGGTAATTTTACTGCTATTGCCCCAGGTCCTGTCACGATTTTATATTTATCTTTTCGCTCTTGTCTTTTCGACCGGCCTTCTGGCCACCAGCCTTAACATGGTTCTGGGGTTCGGTGGCATGTATCAGTTCCATCATGCTGTCTTTTACGGGTTTGGCGCTTATGTGTTTGCGCTGCTTGCCACGAAGTCGGGGTTGCCGTTGTGGACCGGCTATTTGCTGGCACCTGTCTGCTCGGCCCTGCTTGGATTTGGACTGGGGCTAATCACGATACGACTTTCAAAACTCTATTTCGGCATGCTACAAATCTCGCTTGGTTCACTGGTTTGGGCCATCGTCTACCGCTGGTACTCCTTTACCGGCGGTGACGACGGCATCCACGGTATCCCGGTGCCGGACTTGATCGGTTCTTCTACAAGCGCCTATTATTTTACCCTGATTGTGACCACCCTCTGTCTGGCCCTCATGTACATGATTATTAATTCGCCTTTCGGCAGAACGTTTCAGGGGATCCGCGACAATCCCGAGCGATGCCGGGCCATCGGTGTAAATGTTCAGAAACAGCAGCTAGTGGGTCAGATGATCGCCGGATTTTTTGCCGGCGTTGCCGGAACCCTTTTTGTAACCGTGGAGGGGTCCGTGTTCCCGGAGCTTATGTTCTGGACACTCTCTCTGGAAATCCTCATCATGTGCCTGCTGGGGGGATGGTTCATCTTTTTGGGCCCCATGTTCGGCACCGGCATCATGGTGTTCCTGCGGACCTTTGTGGGTATCTATACCGAATACTGGACCCTCGTTCTGGGAATCGTTCTCATGCTGCTCATCTTTTTTCTACCCGAGGGAGTTCTCGGGCTTTTTACAGAAAGATCCCGGATACGCGACCAAAAAGTCGGGGAGGAAGGATAG
- a CDS encoding branched-chain amino acid ABC transporter permease, which produces MDFASNITLAALLQQVIVGLSRTTILFIVASGLSLVLGVLRIPNVAHGSLYMIGAFLTYTVATLFGQSTLGFWLALIVAPLGVALISFVVERGLFCHLYEREHLMLLLFTFSFTLVFGDLVKLFWGSDYRSLNPPEFLRGSFSIPCLLLPRYNLFLLIVGPLVAAGLWFLTKKTKIGKIARAAAVDREMVGAMGINVSWVFATVFVIGCYLGGLGGALVAPTQNITQGMDHAIIIEAFLIVIIGGLGNIWGALLGALIFGLTDAVGILVWPQFAIVFPYVAVITVLLFRPKGLLKSTW; this is translated from the coding sequence ATGGATTTTGCCTCGAACATTACTCTGGCTGCGCTGTTACAGCAGGTTATCGTCGGCCTCAGCCGCACTACGATCCTTTTTATCGTGGCCTCAGGTTTGAGTCTCGTGCTTGGGGTTCTTCGCATCCCCAACGTGGCCCACGGGTCGCTGTATATGATCGGCGCTTTTTTGACCTACACCGTTGCAACCCTGTTCGGCCAAAGCACCCTGGGATTCTGGTTAGCCCTGATCGTTGCCCCCCTGGGAGTGGCCCTGATCAGTTTCGTTGTCGAGCGGGGGCTTTTCTGCCACCTCTACGAGCGAGAGCATCTGATGCTCCTGCTTTTCACATTCTCCTTTACGCTGGTGTTTGGAGATCTGGTCAAACTGTTTTGGGGCTCGGATTACCGGAGCCTGAACCCTCCGGAATTTCTGAGGGGCTCCTTTTCAATCCCTTGCCTTCTCTTACCCCGATACAATCTTTTTTTACTGATCGTCGGGCCACTGGTCGCGGCCGGATTGTGGTTTTTGACCAAAAAAACCAAAATTGGAAAAATTGCCCGGGCCGCTGCCGTGGATCGTGAAATGGTCGGCGCAATGGGAATCAACGTCAGCTGGGTCTTTGCCACCGTGTTTGTCATCGGATGTTATCTTGGCGGACTCGGAGGTGCCCTGGTCGCTCCCACACAAAACATTACCCAGGGCATGGATCACGCTATCATTATCGAAGCCTTTCTGATCGTGATCATCGGTGGTCTGGGAAACATCTGGGGCGCGCTTCTCGGCGCACTGATTTTCGGCTTGACAGACGCCGTCGGGATTCTTGTCTGGCCGCAATTCGCCATCGTTTTCCCTTACGTGGCTGTCATAACCGTGTTGCTTTTTCGCCCGAAAGGACTTCTAAAATCGACCTGGTAG
- a CDS encoding ABC transporter substrate-binding protein translates to MKRLSCFMFVVLSVMIIAAPAMAAKTIKIGIVDCYSGPPSTYTNDVRDAFKLEMDKINAGGGLIGRQVEIMTRDSKFKVDIGLSAAKELIYREKVDILMGTINSALALAISDLARKEKVPFFVTFSKSAKITEEKGHRYVFSITENTSMAGKAAAAGLAKQPYKKYWIGGDDYEYGHAIADGVWNNLKKMKPGVELLGQSWWKVGEPDFTPYITAILSAKPDAVIVATGGRDCVPFLKAAKATGFNERVPFFMHTATELSTLKPLGLEAPEGVIGTSNYFFYHPETGANKLFVKEFEAAYNRKPAVGAVYGFLAAKFIAGGYKVGGEVNTEKFINAVEGMWVDSPVGKVTMRAYDHQTMLPMYMGVTKKVPGYDFLVATDIVTIPGKDVMPSIEEIKKSRKK, encoded by the coding sequence ATGAAAAGACTGTCCTGCTTTATGTTTGTTGTACTATCCGTAATGATTATCGCCGCACCGGCAATGGCCGCAAAGACAATCAAAATCGGTATTGTCGACTGCTACAGCGGGCCGCCCAGCACCTACACCAACGATGTTCGGGATGCCTTCAAACTCGAAATGGATAAAATTAATGCTGGCGGCGGTCTTATCGGCCGACAGGTCGAGATTATGACCCGGGACAGTAAATTTAAGGTCGATATCGGCCTATCCGCCGCAAAGGAACTGATTTACCGGGAGAAGGTTGATATCCTGATGGGGACCATCAACAGCGCCTTGGCCCTGGCCATTTCAGATCTGGCCCGGAAAGAAAAAGTGCCCTTTTTTGTGACCTTTTCAAAAAGCGCGAAAATAACCGAAGAAAAGGGTCATCGGTATGTCTTTTCGATTACTGAAAACACGTCAATGGCCGGGAAGGCCGCGGCCGCCGGACTCGCCAAACAACCCTACAAAAAGTACTGGATTGGGGGGGATGACTACGAGTACGGGCATGCCATTGCCGACGGCGTATGGAACAATCTGAAAAAAATGAAGCCAGGCGTCGAATTACTCGGCCAGTCCTGGTGGAAGGTCGGGGAACCCGATTTCACGCCTTATATCACAGCCATCCTGTCCGCCAAACCGGATGCCGTTATCGTGGCGACGGGCGGCCGTGATTGCGTGCCGTTTTTAAAAGCCGCCAAGGCCACCGGCTTCAACGAGCGGGTGCCTTTTTTCATGCATACCGCCACCGAACTCTCCACCCTGAAACCCCTGGGGCTTGAGGCGCCGGAGGGTGTCATCGGAACATCCAACTACTTTTTCTACCATCCGGAAACCGGTGCGAACAAGCTGTTCGTAAAAGAATTTGAAGCCGCTTACAATCGCAAACCCGCCGTGGGTGCGGTGTATGGATTTCTCGCAGCCAAATTCATCGCTGGCGGCTATAAGGTGGGCGGTGAAGTGAACACGGAAAAATTTATCAATGCCGTCGAGGGGATGTGGGTGGACAGCCCGGTCGGCAAAGTGACCATGCGCGCTTACGACCACCAGACCATGCTCCCCATGTATATGGGCGTTACCAAGAAGGTGCCCGGTTATGACTTCCTGGTCGCAACGGATATTGTGACCATCCCCGGAAAAGACGTCATGCCTTCCATCGAGGAAATTAAAAAGTCGAGAAAAAAATAG
- a CDS encoding RnfABCDGE type electron transport complex subunit B, with the protein MVEAITVMGILGLMIGVMLAVAAKVFYVYVDPLILEVEAALPGANCGGCGKPGCSANAAAIAAGKATPDSCVAAGPDVAEAIAAIMGVKVELKEPDIAKPGCIYGAADADLKYIYNGLNDCRAVALLSGGMKVCSIGCLGLGTCARACPFNAITMGPKGLPVVSEKRCTGCGTCERVCPKNIITMSSITRRIMREYTTAECTTPCQRACPAGIDIREYIHQIDLGDFHKAVQVIKERNPFPTVIGRICPRPCEQDCRRQFVDEPVAINFLKRYAADYEKKQGKRILPYKAPATGRRVAVIGGGVEGLSAAFFTARLGHDPTVFEAAKAPGGLLRSAIAAYRLPREMLDWDIDGIREIGVRIETEKTLGKDFTVASLLREGYEAVFLATGGWDSRLLRNPEPQPTIPGTHLLIDYIRNRDSITCGDHVVICGGSRLAVEAARKCQTASSQNITILFRETREKAGLDDAEFETLEKEGVKIRFATAVSRLSGRENRLTELESVDLLTRSQETIPVDTLVLASGRLPEFIFVKPPVEETEETAQAADGVLHWQALETYKEPANKAAVGIIAPNDVKTDFSAAIRAIGAGRRAAASIHQAMYGIPITLPDTVVTPQSDIQNVDRIDRVPAISREIMPLSSPKELAAGRELEKGFSEASASSEAQRCLQCGLICYLHDGNRRHATG; encoded by the coding sequence GTGGTAGAAGCCATTACCGTGATGGGAATTCTGGGATTGATGATCGGTGTGATGTTGGCTGTGGCGGCAAAAGTTTTTTATGTTTATGTCGATCCGTTGATTCTTGAGGTGGAAGCGGCGCTTCCGGGCGCCAACTGCGGCGGCTGCGGCAAACCCGGCTGTTCGGCCAATGCCGCGGCGATTGCGGCCGGCAAAGCGACTCCGGATTCATGCGTGGCGGCCGGACCGGACGTGGCGGAAGCGATTGCGGCGATCATGGGCGTTAAAGTCGAGCTCAAGGAGCCGGATATTGCCAAACCGGGATGCATCTATGGTGCTGCGGATGCCGATCTGAAATACATCTATAACGGCCTGAATGATTGCCGAGCGGTTGCACTGCTTAGCGGCGGGATGAAAGTCTGTTCCATCGGCTGCCTGGGATTGGGGACCTGTGCCCGGGCCTGTCCTTTTAACGCCATTACAATGGGGCCCAAAGGGCTGCCGGTGGTAAGCGAAAAACGCTGCACCGGATGCGGGACCTGCGAGCGCGTCTGCCCCAAAAACATCATTACGATGTCTTCAATTACCCGCCGCATCATGCGGGAATACACCACTGCGGAATGCACGACGCCCTGCCAGCGGGCCTGTCCGGCGGGGATTGACATTCGGGAATACATCCATCAGATTGACCTCGGGGATTTTCACAAAGCGGTTCAGGTGATCAAGGAACGCAACCCGTTTCCCACCGTGATCGGCCGGATCTGTCCCCGTCCCTGTGAGCAGGACTGCCGGCGTCAATTTGTGGATGAGCCGGTGGCCATCAATTTTTTGAAGCGCTATGCCGCGGATTACGAAAAAAAACAGGGCAAGCGGATTCTCCCCTACAAGGCGCCTGCCACAGGGCGCAGGGTTGCGGTTATCGGCGGGGGTGTTGAAGGCCTTTCCGCAGCCTTTTTTACCGCCCGGCTGGGTCATGATCCGACGGTTTTTGAAGCCGCCAAGGCGCCGGGCGGATTGCTGCGCAGCGCCATAGCCGCCTATCGACTTCCCCGGGAGATGCTCGACTGGGACATCGACGGCATCCGTGAGATCGGCGTCCGGATAGAAACCGAAAAAACGCTGGGAAAGGACTTCACCGTGGCCTCCCTGCTCAGGGAAGGCTATGAGGCGGTTTTCCTGGCCACCGGCGGCTGGGACAGCCGGCTCTTAAGAAACCCCGAACCTCAGCCAACGATTCCCGGCACCCATTTACTGATTGATTATATCAGAAATCGCGACAGCATCACCTGCGGCGACCATGTTGTGATTTGCGGCGGCAGCCGGCTCGCCGTAGAGGCAGCCCGCAAGTGTCAAACAGCATCATCACAAAACATCACGATCCTGTTCCGGGAAACCCGGGAAAAGGCCGGCCTGGATGATGCCGAGTTTGAAACATTGGAAAAAGAAGGGGTTAAGATCCGGTTTGCCACTGCCGTCAGTCGTCTTTCCGGCCGGGAAAACCGTCTCACCGAACTCGAGAGTGTGGATCTATTGACGCGGTCGCAGGAGACCATTCCGGTGGATACCCTTGTCCTGGCTTCCGGAAGACTGCCGGAATTCATCTTTGTCAAACCACCCGTAGAAGAAACGGAAGAAACCGCCCAAGCGGCTGATGGAGTCCTTCACTGGCAGGCCCTTGAAACCTATAAGGAACCGGCCAATAAGGCCGCGGTCGGCATTATTGCACCGAATGACGTCAAGACGGATTTTTCCGCCGCCATCAGGGCCATTGGCGCCGGCCGCAGAGCGGCCGCATCCATCCACCAGGCCATGTACGGCATACCGATCACCCTGCCGGACACAGTGGTAACGCCGCAGTCCGACATTCAAAATGTGGACCGCATCGATAGGGTCCCGGCAATCAGCCGTGAAATCATGCCCCTCAGCAGCCCGAAAGAGTTGGCCGCGGGCCGGGAGCTTGAAAAAGGATTCAGCGAAGCGTCCGCTTCCAGCGAAGCCCAGCGCTGCCTCCAGTGCGGACTGATCTGCTACCTGCATGACGGCAATCGGCGGCATGCAACGGGATGA
- a CDS encoding FAD-dependent oxidoreductase produces the protein MNDLLFSSWGGQVVDNRGKATQAFKPAGQAPLPEYFKGDEKIKALIGWYGIALRSADVNVVDLCREYMLSIHKASCGKCVPCRTGTGIMAGILKRICDGGGQQQDLDRLRTLARTVSATAKCSIGQTGPVAILHALDYFPGAFRSAVSSRTAIAKGSYLSSVTAPCMDACPIHLDIPAYVESVREGKFKAALETIRERLPLPGIVGRVCVRPCEEHCRRANLDEPVSIKYLKRFVADVELSRQGKTSYAIRPSDKTGNVAIVGAGPAGVTCAFHLVRRGHQVKIFERLAEPGGMSAVGIPDYRLPRPILRGEVAQVQKMGVTIQYNTTIGRDITLSQLETDYDAVFIGIGAQNSSAMMVEGEDKGYQGFIPGVQYLLDINEGRDPYPAGKKVVVIGGGNVAIDCVRSSFRIGKKDVHLVYRRTRNEMPADSVEIHDAEEEKVQFHFLTTPVRVLAEAGRVVGLECIKMKLGKPDASGRRRPVPITGSEFVFECDTVVPAIGQQIDLSLLAGIDGIKTTRWNAIAVDAVTKQTSRPKIFSAGDCETGPGALITACAGGRRAAFSIDALINAKPLEYEEADYFDKLFKAVKVYDRDEKIGTVGGSARKELRMLPPEQRKFTFDEVEAGYSPAEAIAEAARCLRCYRVATVAV, from the coding sequence ATGAACGATTTACTTTTCAGCTCATGGGGCGGACAGGTGGTTGACAATCGCGGCAAGGCGACTCAGGCGTTTAAACCGGCCGGGCAGGCCCCGCTCCCGGAATATTTCAAAGGGGATGAAAAGATCAAAGCTCTGATCGGCTGGTATGGCATTGCCCTGCGGTCCGCCGATGTCAATGTGGTGGACCTGTGTCGGGAATACATGCTTTCCATCCATAAAGCCTCCTGTGGAAAATGTGTGCCCTGCCGGACCGGGACCGGCATCATGGCAGGGATACTCAAACGGATCTGTGACGGCGGCGGGCAGCAGCAGGATCTTGACCGCCTCCGGACGTTGGCCCGAACCGTCAGCGCCACTGCCAAGTGCAGCATCGGTCAAACCGGACCGGTTGCGATTTTACATGCGCTGGACTATTTTCCCGGGGCGTTTCGTTCGGCCGTCAGCAGCCGGACGGCCATTGCCAAGGGATCCTATCTTTCCAGCGTGACAGCGCCCTGCATGGATGCCTGCCCGATTCATCTGGACATTCCCGCTTATGTCGAATCTGTCCGGGAAGGAAAATTTAAGGCCGCCCTGGAGACTATCCGTGAGCGCCTGCCGCTGCCGGGCATTGTCGGACGCGTCTGTGTGCGCCCCTGCGAGGAACACTGCCGGCGCGCCAACCTGGATGAGCCGGTTTCCATCAAGTACCTGAAGCGGTTTGTGGCCGATGTTGAACTGTCCCGGCAGGGAAAAACCAGTTATGCGATCCGACCATCGGACAAAACCGGGAACGTGGCCATTGTGGGCGCCGGTCCGGCCGGTGTGACCTGCGCATTTCATCTGGTTCGCAGGGGGCATCAGGTTAAAATCTTTGAGCGGCTGGCGGAACCGGGGGGCATGTCGGCCGTCGGCATTCCGGACTACCGGCTTCCCCGACCCATTTTGCGCGGTGAGGTTGCGCAGGTCCAAAAGATGGGCGTTACCATTCAATACAACACCACCATCGGCAGAGACATCACCCTCTCTCAGCTTGAAACGGATTATGACGCGGTGTTTATCGGCATCGGCGCCCAGAACAGTTCCGCCATGATGGTGGAGGGCGAAGATAAAGGGTATCAGGGGTTTATCCCGGGGGTGCAATACCTGCTGGACATCAATGAAGGGCGCGACCCCTATCCCGCCGGCAAAAAAGTCGTGGTCATCGGCGGCGGCAATGTGGCCATTGACTGTGTGCGCAGTTCTTTTCGCATCGGTAAAAAAGATGTTCATCTGGTCTACCGGCGGACCCGCAATGAAATGCCCGCGGATAGTGTTGAAATACACGATGCCGAAGAAGAAAAGGTCCAGTTTCATTTTCTGACCACACCCGTTCGGGTATTGGCGGAAGCAGGCAGGGTGGTGGGACTGGAATGCATTAAAATGAAACTCGGTAAGCCGGATGCCAGCGGCCGGCGAAGGCCCGTTCCGATAACGGGATCTGAATTCGTATTTGAATGCGACACGGTGGTGCCGGCCATCGGTCAGCAGATCGACCTGTCTCTGCTTGCTGGTATCGACGGCATCAAAACAACCCGCTGGAACGCCATAGCGGTGGATGCCGTCACCAAGCAGACCAGCCGGCCCAAGATTTTTTCGGCCGGCGACTGCGAGACCGGCCCGGGCGCGCTGATCACGGCCTGTGCCGGCGGGCGCCGGGCAGCCTTCAGCATCGATGCTCTGATCAACGCAAAACCTCTTGAATACGAAGAAGCCGACTATTTTGACAAGCTCTTTAAAGCCGTTAAGGTTTATGATCGCGATGAGAAAATCGGCACGGTCGGGGGCAGCGCCCGCAAAGAGCTCCGGATGCTCCCGCCCGAACAGAGAAAGTTCACCTTTGATGAAGTCGAAGCGGGGTATTCGCCCGCCGAGGCCATTGCCGAAGCGGCGCGCTGCCTGCGCTGCTACCGGGTGGCGACGGTTGCGGTGTGA
- the fdhF gene encoding formate dehydrogenase subunit alpha gives MDANNTIHLNGKAYEFRPGETILEVARRSGIDIPTLCYLKAITPTGACRICVVEVAGAADLVAACATPAAAGMVVQTESFRVVEARKLILQLLLSSGNHNCAISGHRGESWEDFQLRVQQDDAAAELCPVWGDCRLQDLAYRYQVTGDPSLATEVKHPMETVNPFIVRDFSRCILCGRCVQACNEVQVNNAIEFGYKSAFTKIITPNDKPLRDSDCVFCGECVQACPVGALVEKDVRYRVRPWETDKVKTTCTYCGVGCQMYLHVKDGQVVRVSGAEETAPNYGSLCVKGRFGFDFIHSPERLTVPLIKENGAFREASWEEALGLVAKKFTDIRDAQGPDAVGVLTSARITNEENYIVQKFTRAVLKTNNVDHCARLUHSSTVAGLAAAFGSGAMTNTIADIETADVILITGSNTTENHPVLSSFVKRAARFRGAKLILVDPRRIKIADFAHIWLRQNLGTDVVWINGMMHVIVKEKLYDRQFVETRTEGFDALCQMVEKFTPEYVEKITGIPADDLVAAARLYAGAKAGSILYCMGITQHVSGTDNVKSLANLAMLCGNMGIEGGGVNPLRGQNNVQGACDMGGLPNVYTGYQPVTDEAIRSKMESAWGVTGLPAKPGLKVTEMIPKAADGSLKALYIVGENPLVSDPDLNHAKKSISKLEFLVVQDIFLTETARLADVVLPSCCFAEKEGTFSNTERRVQRVRKAVEPPGQARDDWWITCRIAEKMGYPMSYDGGRAIMAEIAVVTPSYAGITYERIETEGIHWPCPVPDHPGTPVLHRERFTRGKGLFHAIDYIPPAEQVDEDYPLYLTTGRLLYQYHTGTMTMKTDGLMDRAPECFVEISAADAGRYNLKDGGRATVASRRGRIDARLKVSDKAVSGTVFIPFHFAEAAANELTHAALDPVSGIPEYKVCAVRISEPG, from the coding sequence ATGGACGCAAACAACACAATTCACCTGAACGGCAAAGCGTATGAATTTAGACCGGGAGAAACCATTCTGGAGGTCGCCCGGCGCAGCGGGATCGATATTCCGACCCTGTGCTACCTGAAAGCGATTACCCCCACCGGGGCCTGCCGGATCTGTGTGGTTGAAGTGGCGGGCGCCGCCGATTTAGTGGCCGCCTGCGCGACGCCGGCCGCCGCCGGCATGGTCGTTCAGACCGAATCATTCCGGGTGGTTGAAGCCCGCAAGCTGATCCTCCAGCTGTTGCTGTCTTCCGGCAACCATAACTGCGCCATCAGCGGACACCGCGGCGAAAGCTGGGAAGATTTCCAGCTTCGGGTGCAGCAGGATGACGCCGCAGCAGAATTGTGTCCGGTCTGGGGCGACTGCCGGCTGCAGGATCTGGCCTATCGCTATCAGGTCACCGGAGATCCCAGCCTGGCGACCGAGGTAAAGCACCCCATGGAAACGGTTAACCCGTTTATTGTGCGGGATTTTTCAAGATGCATTTTATGCGGCCGGTGCGTGCAGGCCTGTAACGAAGTCCAGGTGAACAACGCCATTGAATTCGGCTACAAGAGCGCCTTTACCAAGATCATTACGCCCAACGACAAGCCCTTGCGGGATTCCGATTGCGTTTTCTGCGGCGAGTGCGTCCAAGCCTGTCCGGTGGGCGCGCTGGTTGAAAAGGACGTTCGCTACCGGGTCCGCCCCTGGGAAACCGATAAGGTTAAAACAACCTGTACCTACTGCGGTGTCGGGTGCCAGATGTATTTGCACGTTAAGGACGGACAGGTGGTCCGGGTTTCCGGGGCCGAAGAGACGGCGCCCAACTACGGCAGTCTCTGCGTAAAGGGAAGATTCGGCTTCGATTTTATTCATTCACCTGAGCGCCTGACGGTCCCCCTTATCAAGGAGAACGGCGCATTCAGGGAGGCTTCCTGGGAGGAGGCCCTCGGTCTGGTGGCAAAAAAATTTACGGATATCCGTGACGCTCAGGGTCCCGACGCTGTCGGCGTTTTGACATCCGCCCGGATCACCAATGAAGAAAATTATATTGTCCAAAAGTTTACCCGGGCGGTTCTGAAAACCAACAATGTCGATCATTGCGCCCGTCTCTGACATTCCTCCACCGTGGCCGGTCTGGCCGCAGCATTCGGAAGCGGCGCCATGACAAATACCATCGCCGACATCGAAACCGCCGATGTGATTCTCATTACCGGTTCGAATACCACTGAAAACCACCCGGTCCTTTCCAGCTTTGTCAAGCGGGCGGCACGGTTCAGGGGCGCCAAGCTCATCCTGGTGGATCCCCGCCGGATTAAAATTGCCGATTTCGCCCACATCTGGCTGCGTCAGAACCTGGGAACGGACGTGGTCTGGATCAACGGCATGATGCATGTCATCGTCAAAGAAAAATTATATGACCGGCAGTTTGTCGAAACCCGCACCGAAGGGTTTGACGCACTCTGCCAGATGGTTGAAAAATTTACGCCTGAATATGTGGAGAAGATTACCGGTATCCCGGCAGATGACCTTGTCGCGGCCGCCCGGCTGTACGCCGGGGCAAAGGCCGGCAGCATCCTTTACTGCATGGGCATTACCCAGCATGTGTCCGGGACCGATAATGTCAAGTCCCTGGCCAACCTGGCCATGCTGTGCGGCAATATGGGAATTGAAGGCGGCGGGGTCAACCCCTTGCGGGGGCAGAACAACGTCCAGGGAGCCTGTGATATGGGCGGGCTGCCCAATGTGTATACCGGCTATCAGCCGGTCACCGATGAGGCCATCCGCAGCAAGATGGAATCCGCCTGGGGCGTGACCGGTCTTCCGGCCAAGCCGGGCCTGAAAGTTACCGAGATGATTCCCAAGGCTGCCGACGGCAGCCTGAAAGCGCTTTATATCGTCGGTGAAAATCCCTTGGTTTCAGACCCGGACCTGAATCATGCCAAGAAGAGTATTTCAAAGCTTGAATTTCTGGTGGTTCAGGACATTTTTCTGACGGAAACCGCCCGGCTGGCGGATGTGGTCCTGCCGTCCTGCTGTTTTGCCGAAAAGGAAGGGACCTTTTCCAACACGGAACGCCGGGTCCAAAGGGTCCGCAAGGCGGTTGAGCCCCCCGGCCAGGCCAGGGACGACTGGTGGATCACCTGCCGGATTGCCGAAAAGATGGGATATCCCATGTCCTATGACGGCGGCCGGGCGATCATGGCAGAAATTGCAGTCGTTACCCCGTCCTATGCCGGCATCACCTATGAGCGCATTGAAACCGAAGGGATTCACTGGCCCTGTCCGGTTCCGGACCATCCGGGGACGCCGGTGTTGCACCGGGAGCGGTTTACCCGGGGAAAGGGGCTGTTTCATGCCATTGATTATATCCCGCCGGCCGAGCAGGTCGATGAAGACTATCCCCTGTATCTGACGACCGGAAGGCTCCTTTACCAGTACCATACCGGCACCATGACCATGAAGACGGACGGTTTAATGGACCGGGCGCCGGAGTGTTTTGTCGAGATTTCTGCTGCCGACGCCGGCAGATATAACCTGAAAGACGGCGGCAGGGCGACGGTTGCCTCCCGGCGGGGTCGAATCGATGCCCGCCTGAAGGTGTCCGACAAGGCCGTATCCGGGACGGTGTTTATTCCGTTTCACTTTGCCGAAGCGGCCGCAAACGAATTGACCCATGCCGCCCTGGATCCGGTTTCCGGCATTCCCGAATACAAGGTGTGTGCCGTGAGGATATCTGAGCCGGGCTAA